The Tolypothrix sp. NIES-4075 genome segment AAGTTCTCCCAGGACGAGCAAACTCAAGCTTTTTAGTTTTGCGGAAACACGTATGAGTCAAATTAGCTTCTCTAAAATCTGTATCTTTAAGCGTCGCTTCTGTAAAATTAACATCAGTTAAGTCGGCTTTGCGAAAACTTGTACCGCCAAAAGCGGCTAAAGCAACAGCGATGTTCCGAATCAAAACGTGCTTTTCATCTCCGTTGATTGCTCGCCAACCGATATAGATGTTAAGTAACGTTACCGCTACGTCTACGGCTCCGGCTACGGCTATGGCTATGGCTCCGACTTTGGCTTCGGCTACAGCTACGGCTACGGCTACGGCTACGGCTACGGCTACGGCTCCGACCACGGCTATGGCTCCGGCCACGGCTCCGGCTTTGGCTCCGGCTACAGCTACAGCTACGGCTACGGCTACGGCTCCGGCGAAGGCGAAGGCTCCGGCTATGGCGAAGGCGAAGGCGGAGCCTACGGCGGCGCCGGCGCCGGAGGCGAAGGCTTTGGCTCCGGCTATGGCTCCGGCTACGGCGAAGGCTCCGCCTGCGACTACGGCTATGGCTCCGGCTACGGCTACGGCTCCGGCTATGGCGAAGCTCGCTTGTATTCCCTGGCGAATTGTGACGATAAAGAATATAATAATCAAAATTATCGCACCCAAGCCCGCGATTTGATAACTTATTTGCTCTAAATGGTCCTTATTTGAGTTAAATACTAGGAACGCCACAACAACGCCAGCAAAACTAGAGAAAAGTCCTGAAATTCCTGACAGCAACCACGAAACAACAACTAGGGAAATAGCCCAACGCTTTTGCAGTCCCGCTTTGGCATGACCGAAGTTAGCACCTGTGAGGTTGGCACTGCTAAAATCAGTGCTGCGGATATCTGCATAGCTAAAATTCGCCCCCTCAAGGTTTTGACCTTTAAAGGAGCGCCCTCGCAAATTTTGACCGGAGTAGTCTTTGGTCATAGCTGGGTATGGCACGCAAGTTGACTTTAGATACACTCCTACCATGAAAGTTTCCGGAATTTCACCAGATATAGAAATTTTTCCTTTTTTAGTGGTGCTTTTTCACCGTTGCTTTACTTAGATTGACCTGTTTCAACCTCATACTCCCGCTCCAATACACTCAATAATTTTTCTTCAAGGGGTGTTAAATACGGGCGCTTAACTTGACCTATATGCTGCAACAGACTTGTCGCCGCCTCTTCCAACTTGCCGCTGTTACGCAGTTTGGCGTTTGCGATCGCTTTCTAAATTTCCTCTAAGAAAAATTAGAATTCGATTACCAATTCTTCCTCTGGTGGGGGTGTGTACCAGTCTGGATACCCCACAATAAATAATTCGGATTTACTACGAGTTAGAGCTACATAGAGTAAATTCTGTTCTTGTTCAAGTTGCCACTCCTGCTGATTTTTCCAGCGCATGGGCATATCTTCAGGTTTATAAATGAAGATGCGATCGCCTTCTAAACCTTTAGCTTTATGACAAGTACTGAGAGTGATAGGGGAGTTATCATCACTAAATAAAGTATCAATATAAGACTTCAAATCTTCAATTCCCATTGCTTGGGGCTGAGATTGATAAATAGCTGCGATCGCTTGTAATCTATCCTTGAGTTTGTCAAGCAAATCTTCCTCATTATCTAATCCCAGATACTGCTGCGTTTTAGTTTGTCTATACTGAGCAATTGCATCATTAAAAAACTTGAAGTTATATCCTGGTAGCTTGGCTATTTGGTCAAGTTCTTTTTTTAAAGATTCCCCTATATCTTTACCTTTAACTGTAGCCTTAATTCCCTGGCTGATTAATTTGATACAAAGACTAACTAGTGGTGCAGTTTTACGACCGATAATAAAGTCACCAGACTTAATTAGCTTCTCAACATCGTCTTTGTCAATCTGGGTAATAGTTCCTTCTTTTGCATCTGGTTTTGGCTCAATGGGAATGTGGGGATGGGTTATTTTGACTAATTGAATGTGCGATCGCGGACATCTGTAACAGATTGAAAGTGGCAACTCTACAGCGCTAGTGCGGCTGACAATGTTCTCATAGCTTTTGTTGTCGGCACCGGCGAAGCCCATTATCGCCTGTCTCGGATCTGCAACTGCCAGAATACGACCAGTTGACCCAGCAAGTATCAAAGCTAATTCTAACTGTGCAGCATTTAAATCCTGTGCTTCGTCTACGAGTACAAACTTATAAGGTTTGAACCATTTAGCCTCATTTAACCGCCACTTCACGGGCAACCAAATCTGATCGGTGAAGTCTAGGCATTCCTTGTTAATCGCCTTTTCTTCACCAATTCTCAAACAGTACTCAGTCCACCGAGCTATAAGGTCAGGTTCCCAAATATCATCAATTTCAAAGTGAGATGCGATCGCAGTAACTACCTGCTGCGTTGGTTGTTGATTGGTCAAACGTACTAAGTCAACTAATTTAAGAAAGTCATTGTCATTACCGATGATTTTCTCAGCTTTTAATCTACCAACTGGATTACCACGTTTAGGAATTAGTTCTAAGTCTTGGGCAATGCGTTTGTACTTCTGTCCATTAACATCAATATCGTAGCTACTCCTAATTCCAAGCTCTTTCTTTACCAGTGAGAAACCAGCACTGTGCAGAGTACTAATTGACTCTTTCCAAGCTTGCCCAAACTTCTTAATCAAGTCTTGAGCGTTAAGTTTACCAAATACACAGATTTTGATTTCACTGGGTCTTAAGCCCGATTCCTCAAGAGTTTTAGCCGCAATCTTAAGTGTGGTACTTTTACCAGATCCGGCTACCGAATTACAGCACCCGTGTCCCTTTCCTCTAAGAATCCAGTCAGCGATCGCTAGCTGATATTTAGAGGGTACAAAGCCAAACTTTGCCGTGTACGCTGCAATTTCGCTATCAGATAATTGTGGTTCTTCGGGTGTTAGGCTCAAGGCGATTGCTTCTACAGAATCAGACAAGGATTCTATAGCTAGTTTTATCTGAGCTAATTCCTCTGATGTGAGCTTGTCTAATGCAGAAATTATGGCTTCAAAAGGGCTGCATTGTCCGTCAAGCGATCGCGCATAGCTTTCAATTTCCTCTAAGAATATTTCTGGTACTCTCAGAGCCTTGGTTGGTAAATTGTTCCACTTTGGCGCTTGTTGTGTTTTTACTAGGTGGTCAGTTCGGGGGTTTGGATTTCCTCTCATTTGTTTCTCTCCCGTATGGCAAACTTGCTGTGTACGCGGCATATCAATTTTTAGTTTAATATGCCGCAGTAGCTAGACCGGTTAGACCGCATAGACTCAAGGCTTATGCAAAAATTTGCTCACAACTAAAGCCATTTTTCCAAAAAGCTCTTGATTAGTTGCTTTTTAGCTGTCTAATTCTTTGGCAAAAAGCTGGTGCTTTTTAAAATTTCGCGTTGTAGCTATGAAGTCTGTCAATGACAGTCTGATATTTTGAGATGGGGATGTCGGCGGTTGATTCTATCTTAAATTCTGCAAATATTGCCCTGACATCGTTATCTTGCAGTTTGCACTCGTTCCGGGCGATCGCCCATAATCTCTTGCCTTGAGCTTCGCTGATTTTCTGTTCTGTACTAACTCCGGCTAAACTGTGTAAAATTGACCCGTTGTTTTCTCTGCTGGGTTTTGTAGTCATACCGAGTTCTTCTTTGAAATCTTTTACAAACTTTCGCCGTTTCTCATCTTGATGAACATCGTCTACGGCTATGATGTCGAGCAGACATAGGGTGTTGTATCTGCGTCCATAGCTGATTTTATTGCCTAATTCTTTGGGGTCATCAAAGCTTTGGGGCAATAAAAATACAGATTCCACTTGTTCGCCGCTTTCGTGTCGTAAGCTTGAAACTAGGCAATACTTATCAGCTACAAACTGCATTTGGTGCAAAATTACGAGTCCGTTTGTTGATAATATCGGCG includes the following:
- a CDS encoding UvrD-helicase domain-containing protein — translated: MRGNPNPRTDHLVKTQQAPKWNNLPTKALRVPEIFLEEIESYARSLDGQCSPFEAIISALDKLTSEELAQIKLAIESLSDSVEAIALSLTPEEPQLSDSEIAAYTAKFGFVPSKYQLAIADWILRGKGHGCCNSVAGSGKSTTLKIAAKTLEESGLRPSEIKICVFGKLNAQDLIKKFGQAWKESISTLHSAGFSLVKKELGIRSSYDIDVNGQKYKRIAQDLELIPKRGNPVGRLKAEKIIGNDNDFLKLVDLVRLTNQQPTQQVVTAIASHFEIDDIWEPDLIARWTEYCLRIGEEKAINKECLDFTDQIWLPVKWRLNEAKWFKPYKFVLVDEAQDLNAAQLELALILAGSTGRILAVADPRQAIMGFAGADNKSYENIVSRTSAVELPLSICYRCPRSHIQLVKITHPHIPIEPKPDAKEGTITQIDKDDVEKLIKSGDFIIGRKTAPLVSLCIKLISQGIKATVKGKDIGESLKKELDQIAKLPGYNFKFFNDAIAQYRQTKTQQYLGLDNEEDLLDKLKDRLQAIAAIYQSQPQAMGIEDLKSYIDTLFSDDNSPITLSTCHKAKGLEGDRIFIYKPEDMPMRWKNQQEWQLEQEQNLLYVALTRSKSELFIVGYPDWYTPPPEEELVIEF
- a CDS encoding ERF family protein, encoding MTPQLNTALSKAKSEFPVILANKNVRIPTKSGREISFTYAELEEILPTVTPILSTNGLVILHQMQFVADKYCLVSSLRHESGEQVESVFLLPQSFDDPKELGNKISYGRRYNTLCLLDIIAVDDVHQDEKRRKFVKDFKEELGMTTKPSRENNGSILHSLAGVSTEQKISEAQGKRLWAIARNECKLQDNDVRAIFAEFKIESTADIPISKYQTVIDRLHSYNAKF